In one window of Drosophila mauritiana strain mau12 chromosome X, ASM438214v1, whole genome shotgun sequence DNA:
- the LOC117146909 gene encoding moonshiner isoform X2 — MAKILPTDGNWIPESCSFPEDVMIDMLEELSRDVPNLMHKEYLALVALQSKWMAKLANRQPQQEQPSEEERREVYIDDVDDNEMVNNRIYIPRLRPAWRARHFNILMRALIIKQGLLNKHIHWQILDKIMSAPDAEGQAELQAFVDNIGRL, encoded by the exons ATGGCCAAGATTTTGCCCACCGATGGCAACTGGATACCGGAGTCGTGCAGCTTTCCGGAGGATGTGATGATCGACATGCTGGAGGAACTGTCCCGCGATGTGCCAAACCTAATGCACAAGGAGTACCTAGCGCTGGTCGCCCTGCAATCTAAATGGATGGCGAAGCTCGCCAACCGACAGCCG cagcaggagcagcctAGCGAAGAGGAGCGCAGAGAGGTCTACATCGACGATGTGGACGACAACGAGATGGTCAACAATCGCATCTATATTCCGCGACTGCGTCCCGCTTGGAGAGCTCGCCATTTCAACATCCTGATGCGCGCCTTGATCATCAAGCAGGGACTATTGAATAAGCACATTCACTGGCAGATTCTCGACAAGATCATGTCAGCCCCCGACGCAGAGGGTCAAGCCGAGCTTCAGGCGTTTGTTGACAACATTGGTCGCCTGTAA
- the LOC117146909 gene encoding moonshiner isoform X3, producing the protein MAKILPTDGNWIPESCSFPEDVMIDMLEELSRDVPNLMHKEYLALVALQSKWMAKLANRQPQEQPSEEERREVYIDDVDDNEMVNNRIYIPRLRPAWRARHFNILMRALIIKQGLLNKHIHWQILDKIMSAPDAEGQAELQAFVDNIGRL; encoded by the exons ATGGCCAAGATTTTGCCCACCGATGGCAACTGGATACCGGAGTCGTGCAGCTTTCCGGAGGATGTGATGATCGACATGCTGGAGGAACTGTCCCGCGATGTGCCAAACCTAATGCACAAGGAGTACCTAGCGCTGGTCGCCCTGCAATCTAAATGGATGGCGAAGCTCGCCAACCGACAGCCG caggagcagcctAGCGAAGAGGAGCGCAGAGAGGTCTACATCGACGATGTGGACGACAACGAGATGGTCAACAATCGCATCTATATTCCGCGACTGCGTCCCGCTTGGAGAGCTCGCCATTTCAACATCCTGATGCGCGCCTTGATCATCAAGCAGGGACTATTGAATAAGCACATTCACTGGCAGATTCTCGACAAGATCATGTCAGCCCCCGACGCAGAGGGTCAAGCCGAGCTTCAGGCGTTTGTTGACAACATTGGTCGCCTGTAA
- the LOC117146909 gene encoding moonshiner isoform X1, whose protein sequence is MAKILPTDGNWIPESCSFPEDVMIDMLEELSRDVPNLMHKEYLALVALQSKWMAKLANRQPVTNPIPPPPKKPKKIPPKQQEQPSEEERREVYIDDVDDNEMVNNRIYIPRLRPAWRARHFNILMRALIIKQGLLNKHIHWQILDKIMSAPDAEGQAELQAFVDNIGRL, encoded by the coding sequence ATGGCCAAGATTTTGCCCACCGATGGCAACTGGATACCGGAGTCGTGCAGCTTTCCGGAGGATGTGATGATCGACATGCTGGAGGAACTGTCCCGCGATGTGCCAAACCTAATGCACAAGGAGTACCTAGCGCTGGTCGCCCTGCAATCTAAATGGATGGCGAAGCTCGCCAACCGACAGCCGGTAACGAATCCCATACCTCCACCCCCAAAGAAGCCTAAGAAAATCCCTCcaaagcagcaggagcagcctAGCGAAGAGGAGCGCAGAGAGGTCTACATCGACGATGTGGACGACAACGAGATGGTCAACAATCGCATCTATATTCCGCGACTGCGTCCCGCTTGGAGAGCTCGCCATTTCAACATCCTGATGCGCGCCTTGATCATCAAGCAGGGACTATTGAATAAGCACATTCACTGGCAGATTCTCGACAAGATCATGTCAGCCCCCGACGCAGAGGGTCAAGCCGAGCTTCAGGCGTTTGTTGACAACATTGGTCGCCTGTAA